A portion of the Kiritimatiellia bacterium genome contains these proteins:
- a CDS encoding HAD family phosphatase gives MTRWGAIFDWDGVLVDSSAHHERSWELLAAETGHRLPPGHFQRGFGMKNEQIIPELLGWTWDPAEIRRLSLRKEELFRASVRDRGIAPLPGVREWLKLLDEGGIPRAIASSTHRENIETLLRVTGLDGFQTIVAAEDVERGKPAPDVFLCAAERMHLRPQCCVVFEDAPVGIRAARAAGMSVIAVTTTHPRAALSGADLIVNRLDELTVAQVADLVQSDDRS, from the coding sequence ATGACCCGGTGGGGTGCGATCTTTGACTGGGACGGCGTGCTGGTGGACTCTTCCGCCCACCACGAGCGCAGTTGGGAACTTCTGGCCGCCGAAACGGGTCACCGGCTGCCGCCTGGGCACTTTCAGCGGGGCTTCGGCATGAAAAACGAGCAGATCATCCCCGAGTTGCTCGGCTGGACCTGGGATCCCGCGGAAATCCGGCGGCTGTCGCTGCGCAAAGAGGAACTCTTCCGCGCCAGCGTCCGCGACCGCGGTATCGCGCCGTTGCCGGGCGTACGCGAATGGCTGAAACTGTTGGATGAGGGCGGAATTCCCCGTGCGATCGCCTCCTCAACGCATCGCGAGAACATTGAGACGTTGCTGCGCGTCACCGGCCTGGACGGCTTTCAAACCATCGTTGCCGCGGAGGACGTAGAGCGCGGCAAGCCGGCGCCCGATGTGTTTCTCTGCGCCGCGGAGCGGATGCATCTGCGGCCACAGTGCTGTGTGGTCTTCGAGGATGCCCCAGTCGGGATCCGGGCGGCCCGTGCCGCCGGGATGTCGGTGATCGCGGTGACGACGACGCACCCTCGCGCAGCACTGAGCGGGGCCGACCTTATCGTGAACCGTCTCGACGAACTCACCGTCGCGCAGGTCGCCGACCTGGTTCAGTCCGACGACCGCAGCTAG